In Janibacter alkaliphilus, the following proteins share a genomic window:
- the metK gene encoding methionine adenosyltransferase translates to MSGRLFTSESVTEGHPDKICDQISDTILDAMLRDDPYSRVAVESMVTTGLVHVSGEVTTQTYVEIPTLIRDLVADKIGYDSSVKGFDGRSCGVSVSIGKQSPDIAQGVDTAFENRTGGIDPKDKQGAGDQGLMFGYACDDTPELMPLPIFLAHRLSERLSTVRKDGTLDYLRPDGKTQVTIDYDGDRAVRLDTVVLSTQHAEEITQEQLGVDIDTHVIKPVVAGIADAVPGGLDTEGYRNLINPTGKFVIGGPMGDAGLTGRKIIVDTYGGMARHGGGAFSGKDPSKVDRSAAYATRWVAKNVVAAGLARRCEVQVAYAIGKAQPVGLYIETFGTETAPVEKIQKAVEQVFDLRPLAIVEELDLLRPIYAPAAAYGHFGRTSAPGVEGAFPWEQRNRVEDLQRAVAG, encoded by the coding sequence GTGTCCGGACGACTCTTCACCTCCGAGTCGGTGACCGAGGGTCACCCCGACAAGATCTGCGACCAGATCTCCGACACCATCCTCGACGCCATGCTGCGCGACGACCCCTACAGCCGGGTCGCCGTGGAGAGCATGGTGACCACGGGGCTGGTGCACGTCTCCGGGGAGGTCACCACGCAGACCTACGTCGAGATCCCGACGCTGATCCGCGACCTGGTCGCCGACAAGATCGGCTACGACAGCTCGGTGAAGGGCTTCGACGGCCGTTCCTGCGGCGTCTCGGTCTCCATCGGCAAGCAGAGCCCGGACATCGCCCAGGGCGTGGACACCGCCTTCGAGAACCGCACCGGCGGCATCGACCCCAAGGACAAGCAGGGCGCCGGTGACCAGGGCCTGATGTTCGGCTACGCCTGCGACGACACCCCCGAGCTGATGCCGCTGCCGATCTTCCTGGCGCACCGCCTCTCCGAGCGGCTGTCCACGGTCCGCAAGGACGGGACCCTGGACTACCTGCGTCCGGACGGCAAGACCCAGGTGACCATCGACTACGACGGCGACCGCGCGGTCCGGCTGGACACCGTGGTGCTCTCCACGCAGCACGCCGAGGAGATCACCCAGGAGCAGCTGGGCGTCGACATCGACACCCACGTCATCAAGCCGGTCGTGGCCGGGATCGCGGACGCGGTCCCCGGCGGCCTGGACACCGAGGGCTACCGCAACCTCATCAACCCGACCGGCAAGTTCGTCATCGGCGGCCCGATGGGCGACGCCGGCCTGACCGGCCGCAAGATCATCGTCGACACCTACGGCGGCATGGCCCGGCACGGTGGCGGCGCCTTCTCCGGCAAGGACCCCTCGAAGGTGGACCGCTCGGCCGCCTACGCCACCCGCTGGGTCGCCAAGAACGTCGTGGCCGCCGGTCTGGCCCGGCGCTGCGAGGTGCAGGTCGCCTACGCCATCGGCAAGGCGCAGCCGGTCGGCCTCTACATCGAGACCTTCGGCACCGAGACCGCCCCGGTGGAGAAGATCCAGAAGGCCGTCGAGCAGGTCTTCGACCTGCGGCCGCTGGCCATCGTCGAGGAGCTCGACCTGCTCCGTCCGATCTACGCCCCCGCGGCGGCCTACGGCCACTTCGGCCGCACCTCGGCGCCGGGCGTCGAGGGCGCCTTCCCGTGGGAGCAGCGCAACCGGGTCGAGGACCTGCAGCGCGCGGTGGCCGGCTGA